The following proteins come from a genomic window of Finegoldia magna ATCC 29328:
- a CDS encoding acyl carrier protein, whose translation MNKEIYEKVVEGLKNEFNRDDIDEQTRFVEDLQADSVRLLEIVMDVEEEFDIELDDEKLSELKNVEDVVNEIERAQGK comes from the coding sequence ATGAATAAAGAAATTTATGAAAAAGTTGTTGAAGGGTTGAAAAACGAATTTAACAGAGATGATATAGATGAACAAACAAGATTTGTAGAAGATTTGCAAGCAGATTCAGTACGCTTATTAGAAATAGTGATGGACGTAGAAGAAGAATTTGATATAGAGCTTGATGATGAAAAATTATCAGAATTAAAAAATGTAGAAGATGTAGTTAATGAGATCGAAAGGGCACAAGGAAAATAA
- the ftsY gene encoding signal recognition particle-docking protein FtsY, with protein sequence MLNKFFDKFKSKKDDEEIKNTKQDLQQDGLETDPSNEYKENSEEIIEDKKEDSEVDYETNTEQIEEISEEKEESKEGFFEKLKNSLLKTRDNISNKIDQVLANYRTVDEELFEEIEETLISADIGVDTTLKIVGQLRDQVKLRNIQDPSKIKSVLADILKENIINEKIDNNLNVDEKTIILVVGVNGVGKTTTIGKLAMKYKKDGKKVLMVAADTFRAAAIEQLTEWSNRAKVDIISHKEGADPASVVFDGVNAMKSRNTDILICDTAGRLHNKKNLMNELNKIKRVIEKEYPEAKKEILLIVDGTTGQNAIIQAKEFMNATDLTGAIITKLDGTAKGGMIFPLEMELGIPVKFIGIGEQVNDLVKFEPEKFIEAIIN encoded by the coding sequence ATGCTAAATAAGTTCTTTGATAAGTTTAAGTCAAAAAAAGACGACGAAGAAATTAAAAATACAAAACAAGATTTACAACAAGATGGATTAGAAACTGATCCATCAAATGAATATAAAGAAAACAGCGAAGAAATCATTGAAGATAAAAAAGAAGATTCTGAAGTTGATTACGAAACAAATACAGAACAAATAGAAGAAATTAGCGAAGAAAAAGAAGAAAGTAAGGAAGGATTTTTTGAAAAATTAAAAAACTCTTTACTTAAGACACGTGATAATATCTCTAATAAGATAGATCAAGTATTGGCTAATTATAGAACTGTTGATGAGGAATTATTCGAAGAAATTGAGGAAACTTTGATTTCAGCAGATATAGGCGTGGATACTACACTAAAAATTGTAGGTCAATTGCGAGATCAAGTAAAACTTAGAAATATTCAAGATCCAAGCAAAATAAAAAGTGTGCTAGCAGATATTTTAAAAGAAAATATAATTAATGAGAAAATAGACAATAATTTAAATGTAGATGAGAAAACTATTATTTTAGTAGTAGGTGTAAATGGTGTTGGGAAGACTACTACAATTGGTAAGTTAGCTATGAAGTACAAGAAAGATGGCAAAAAAGTTTTAATGGTTGCAGCTGATACTTTTAGAGCAGCAGCTATTGAACAGCTTACAGAATGGTCAAATAGAGCTAAAGTTGATATTATTAGCCATAAAGAAGGAGCTGATCCTGCTAGTGTTGTTTTTGATGGAGTAAACGCTATGAAAAGTAGGAACACAGATATTTTAATTTGTGATACAGCTGGAAGACTTCATAACAAAAAGAATTTAATGAACGAGTTGAATAAAATTAAAAGAGTTATTGAAAAAGAGTATCCAGAAGCGAAAAAGGAAATTTTACTTATTGTTGATGGTACAACTGGCCAAAACGCAATTATTCAAGCAAAAGAATTTATGAATGCAACAGATTTAACAGGAGCTATAATTACAAAACTTGATGGTACTGCAAAAGGTGGAATGATATTTCCGTTAGAAATGGAATTAGGAATTCCAGTAAAATTCATCGGTATTGGTGAACAAGTTAATGATTTGGTAAAGTTCGAACCAGAAAAATTTATTGAAGCAATAATAAATTAA
- the rnc gene encoding ribonuclease III — translation MDKARIEKLHELEEKLDYRFTDINLLNLAFFHSSYGNENKAYKNISNERLEFLGDSVLDLVVSDFLYNSKSSLKEGAMTKIRSQMVCEKSFSNMAKYLELGKYLMMGHGEFISGGSEKPSVLADTFEAVFGAIYLDSGYESAFKIVENKFKSLFIAEIETKSSFIDYKTMLQENNQKKSRDKLKYKIVKEEGPDHDKKFYVDVYEGNLVIGSGFGSSKKHAEQDAARNALIKLRVIDE, via the coding sequence GTGGATAAAGCTAGAATTGAAAAGCTACATGAACTAGAAGAAAAATTAGATTACAGGTTTACAGATATTAATCTGTTAAACCTGGCTTTTTTTCATAGCTCATATGGCAATGAGAACAAGGCATATAAAAACATTTCTAATGAAAGATTGGAATTTTTAGGAGATTCAGTCTTAGATTTAGTAGTCAGTGATTTCTTATATAATAGTAAATCTTCATTAAAAGAAGGTGCTATGACTAAGATTAGAAGTCAAATGGTATGTGAAAAATCTTTTTCAAATATGGCTAAATATTTAGAATTAGGTAAATACTTAATGATGGGCCATGGTGAATTTATTTCGGGTGGAAGCGAAAAGCCTAGTGTACTTGCCGACACATTTGAAGCAGTATTTGGTGCTATATATTTAGATTCTGGTTATGAATCGGCTTTTAAAATTGTAGAAAATAAGTTTAAAAGTCTATTCATAGCTGAAATAGAAACAAAGTCTAGTTTTATTGATTATAAGACTATGTTACAAGAAAACAATCAAAAAAAGTCGAGAGATAAATTAAAATATAAGATTGTTAAAGAAGAAGGACCGGATCACGATAAGAAATTCTATGTTGATGTTTATGAAGGTAATTTAGTAATCGGGTCTGGATTTGGGTCTTCAAAAAAACATGCAGAACAGGACGCTGCAAGAAATGCCTTGATTAAGTTAAGGGTTATAGATGAGTAA
- the nusB gene encoding transcription antitermination factor NusB, translating into MSRRQSRKSAMQLIYEMNMNGDYDKQRIEEFCKYQNINKNDIEFFKEIVLNFIEHIDDIVNIIENNTKQWNLDRINKLDLSILQVGVCEILYVESTPDSVAINEAVELAKEYSTEKSYSFINGILGSVLKRKENASL; encoded by the coding sequence ATGTCAAGAAGACAATCAAGAAAAAGTGCAATGCAATTAATCTATGAAATGAATATGAACGGAGATTATGATAAGCAAAGAATTGAAGAATTTTGCAAATATCAGAATATTAATAAAAATGATATTGAATTTTTCAAAGAAATTGTATTAAACTTTATCGAACATATTGATGACATAGTAAATATCATAGAAAATAATACAAAGCAATGGAATTTGGACAGAATTAATAAACTAGATTTATCAATTTTACAAGTTGGAGTTTGCGAAATTCTATACGTTGAAAGTACACCAGATAGTGTTGCTATTAATGAGGCAGTTGAATTAGCAAAAGAATATTCAACTGAAAAATCATATAGTTTTATAAACGGTATATTGGGCTCTGTATTAAAGAGAAAAGAAAATGCAAGTTTATAG
- a CDS encoding TlyA family RNA methyltransferase, producing MRIDVYLCENKFASSRTKAKALIENELVYYQGKLVKKPSLEINSDEVEVKKHTEYVGRGALKLLKAFEVFNIGEHDLCLDIGSSTGGFTQVLLQNNAKEVYAIDVGDNQMVDELRHDSRVKLFENTNFRNINVDEYPKFDLIVCDVSFISLKMIIPNAVKMLKNDGEMVFLIKPQFELKSKNHIINNKKEHLSIINEINNYLNNKDMYISEITNSPIKGKSGNIEYLIHITNLDNKNIKFEDVVETAFNKLR from the coding sequence ATGAGAATTGATGTGTATTTATGTGAAAACAAATTTGCGTCTTCTCGAACAAAAGCAAAAGCTCTAATTGAAAATGAACTGGTTTATTATCAAGGAAAATTAGTTAAGAAACCATCACTCGAGATAAATTCTGATGAAGTTGAGGTAAAAAAACACACTGAATACGTTGGTAGAGGCGCTTTAAAACTTTTAAAGGCTTTTGAAGTATTTAATATTGGTGAACATGATTTGTGTTTAGACATAGGATCATCTACGGGTGGATTTACTCAGGTTCTATTACAAAACAATGCCAAAGAGGTCTATGCTATTGATGTCGGCGATAATCAAATGGTTGATGAACTTAGACATGATAGCAGGGTTAAGTTATTTGAAAATACTAATTTTCGAAATATTAATGTAGATGAATACCCGAAATTTGATTTAATTGTATGTGATGTATCTTTTATATCATTGAAAATGATCATTCCAAATGCAGTTAAAATGCTAAAAAATGATGGAGAAATGGTGTTTTTGATAAAACCACAGTTTGAATTAAAGTCCAAAAATCATATAATTAATAATAAAAAGGAACACTTATCTATAATAAATGAAATTAATAATTATCTAAATAATAAGGATATGTATATTTCTGAGATTACAAATAGTCCGATAAAAGGTAAAAGTGGAAATATAGAGTATTTAATCCATATCACAAATTTGGATAATAAAAATATAAAATTCGAAGATGTTGTAGAAACAGCATTTAATAAATTGAGGTAG
- a CDS encoding Asp23/Gls24 family envelope stress response protein, which produces MNNKFNNGSVKISNDIISLIAAEACMEVEGVKAIMTPQSEKVNIQKGAQKSVIIEILDNAVNVRAHIEVDSEYNIKDVCYKVQKKIKENIGMMTGLVVINVDVVCEKISI; this is translated from the coding sequence ATGAATAATAAATTTAATAACGGATCTGTAAAGATTTCTAATGACATAATTTCACTTATTGCAGCGGAAGCTTGCATGGAAGTTGAAGGTGTAAAAGCTATTATGACACCTCAATCAGAAAAAGTAAATATACAAAAAGGAGCTCAAAAATCAGTAATCATCGAAATTTTAGATAATGCTGTAAATGTTAGAGCTCATATTGAAGTAGATTCTGAATATAACATCAAGGATGTATGCTATAAGGTGCAAAAGAAAATAAAAGAAAATATCGGCATGATGACGGGGTTAGTTGTCATAAATGTAGATGTTGTTTGTGAGAAAATAAGTATTTAA
- a CDS encoding elongator complex protein 3, whose product MSKKNYIVSLFIPHLGCPNDCIFCNQRKITNYVEVVKKDEIRDEIKSQLANFPDKSQEQIQIAFYGGSFTGIEESAMIDYLKIANEFIEDGKVRSIRLSTRPDYIDEHILNILKEFNVETIELGVQSMVNSVLDANLRCHNSSCVKMSTKLIKSFGFKLGLQMMTGLYKSTSEMDMYTAEELIKLKPDFVRIYPTLVIKNTMLETYTNKNKYIPENLHDSVEKSTKIYLKFINANIPVIRLGLLNTDNIKEGEDVIAGAIHPNYRQLVEDNLYRKVVDYILEDNNPETLEIHVKPNILNNFVGYNRENKKYFSEKYGFKNIKYCNSDNNFILINHTNRVDIDLKNIFINIEKEVSLWD is encoded by the coding sequence ATGAGTAAAAAAAATTACATTGTTTCATTGTTTATACCTCACCTAGGTTGTCCCAATGATTGTATTTTTTGCAATCAACGTAAAATAACAAATTATGTTGAAGTTGTTAAAAAAGATGAGATACGAGACGAAATTAAAAGCCAACTTGCAAACTTTCCGGATAAGTCTCAAGAGCAAATCCAAATAGCTTTCTACGGTGGATCATTTACAGGTATTGAAGAATCTGCAATGATTGACTATTTAAAAATTGCTAATGAATTTATTGAAGACGGTAAAGTTAGATCAATAAGACTTTCAACAAGACCTGATTACATTGATGAACATATTTTAAATATTCTTAAAGAATTTAACGTAGAAACCATAGAATTGGGAGTTCAATCAATGGTTAATAGTGTATTAGATGCTAATTTAAGATGCCATAATAGTAGTTGCGTTAAGATGTCTACGAAGCTTATCAAATCATTTGGATTCAAATTGGGGCTTCAAATGATGACAGGTTTATATAAGTCTACATCTGAGATGGACATGTATACCGCAGAAGAATTAATTAAGTTAAAGCCAGATTTCGTAAGAATATATCCAACTTTGGTGATTAAAAACACAATGCTCGAAACTTATACTAATAAGAATAAATATATTCCTGAAAATTTACATGATTCGGTAGAAAAGAGTACCAAAATATATTTGAAATTTATCAACGCTAACATACCGGTTATTAGACTAGGTTTATTAAATACTGATAACATAAAAGAAGGCGAAGATGTAATTGCAGGAGCAATTCATCCGAATTACAGACAACTTGTAGAAGATAATTTGTACAGGAAAGTTGTAGATTATATTTTAGAAGATAATAATCCTGAAACTTTAGAAATACATGTAAAGCCAAATATATTAAATAATTTTGTTGGATATAATAGAGAAAATAAAAAATATTTTTCAGAGAAATATGGATTTAAAAATATAAAATATTGCAATTCAGATAATAATTTTATATTGATAAATCACACTAATCGAGTTGATATTGATTTGAAAAATATATTTATAAATATCGAAAAAGAGGTAAGTCTATGGGATTAA
- the xseB gene encoding exodeoxyribonuclease VII small subunit yields MNEYREYDEGLKRLSEIVEKLEDRELSLEENIKLYEEGMKLHKRLSSILKEQEGKMTLIKDNKEEDFQINMLLSDDNE; encoded by the coding sequence ATGAATGAATACAGAGAATATGACGAAGGATTGAAAAGGCTTAGTGAAATCGTTGAAAAATTAGAAGATAGAGAGTTAAGCCTTGAAGAAAATATAAAGTTATACGAAGAAGGCATGAAACTTCACAAAAGATTAAGTTCTATTTTAAAAGAACAAGAAGGTAAAATGACCTTGATTAAGGATAACAAAGAAGAAGATTTTCAAATAAATATGCTTTTAAGTGATGATAATGAATAA
- the smc gene encoding chromosome segregation protein SMC codes for MGLKSVEIQGFKSFKDKIKLNFDNPITAIVGPNGSGKSNISDAILWVLGEQSAKNLRGNKMQDVIFAGTQKEKAVNFAQVSITFENDLWKDIDYQEITVTRRVFRTGESEYYINKNQVRLKDVKELFLNTGIGKEGYSVIGQGKIDEILSSKSEDRRELFEEASGISKQKYIKEQSVKKLEQTNENLLRIEDILVSQIDRLKYLEKESSKAKKGMVLEEQLKEMEIQKAILDIEKLSITLSDVIDKKEINDQSLIEIKSKLVEYENKRNELLENINKIDIDVELKISNLNDIKSQKIKNESDIQLNDERLKNSKSELERLTEENENSSLEVKNLITKIDNLRKTIEDSEKKIEEINSNLETYNIDDFENELNIKKQLSEKKSEDLNRLQSIYTQHIIEKSSRDAIEKERLKEISEIRKHKEESELKLNRLEEELRNYETIISDFDKSLRDLNNDKERISSIIKEKEKYLLNLRDKLSSLKEESITNKNKYLFLKNTIDNHEGYNFTVQNFFKKINSKLHEKVIGTLGDLISVDKKYEKSVDAIMSSAFQNIIVRNENDGKELINFLKVNKIGRLTFLPLNKIKPRNLNYVNDNLVLGHLNQFIKSDEKYRDIIDYFAQKTLVTENMDDAISVGSRYKNFRIVTLDGDIINSWGSMVGGYKKPSNYSILSTKNSLNTAKSIYENCVNEYNTLKKSYDENIDIIDKNKCDLEIIVDKIGKLRNEIDDSNSNIKDKQFEIKYLKSNINDFNLKLDTNTSQTEVDDLQETDLKNQINELECDLKTINVETEKLQEKYNSDKMNMISLKSEYSSNKRDLNIFNNQLNDAIIRKDYLEDNIKSNSIKIDEINKNISQYTINRNDIESKTVDYDDVISKLNSEILDMKSSLNDFKASLSSIEQSIYDSNASVQKTEINNNSLIEKALNTTEKLNNIKIDINELYDINIDTIDSNPDIKISQKEINKITNDLRNIGSFSVDSIQEYESVKREFDFMTKNKNDLIESREDIMSAINKLNREMKEVFTKKFEEINTKFVAIFKQLFNGGYASLKLTEDDVLNSGIEITAQPPGKKLQSLNLLSGGERSLTAVALLFAIFETRPSSFCILDEIDAALDEINIKRYKEYLIKFKEKTQFIIITHRKSTMEIANILYGISMEKDGISKMIKLDVDRREIC; via the coding sequence ATGGGATTAAAATCGGTTGAAATACAAGGTTTTAAATCTTTTAAAGATAAAATAAAATTGAATTTTGATAATCCCATTACAGCAATTGTTGGGCCAAATGGCAGTGGGAAGTCAAATATTTCCGACGCCATATTATGGGTTTTAGGAGAACAATCTGCAAAAAATTTACGTGGTAATAAAATGCAGGATGTTATATTTGCAGGAACCCAAAAGGAAAAAGCTGTTAACTTTGCACAAGTTTCGATTACATTTGAAAATGACTTATGGAAAGACATTGATTATCAAGAAATCACTGTAACTAGAAGAGTTTTCCGAACGGGCGAGAGTGAGTATTATATCAATAAAAACCAAGTGCGTTTGAAAGATGTTAAGGAACTATTTTTAAATACAGGAATCGGAAAAGAAGGATATTCTGTAATAGGTCAAGGTAAAATCGATGAAATTTTGTCATCAAAAAGTGAAGATAGAAGAGAATTATTCGAAGAGGCATCTGGAATTTCTAAACAAAAATATATCAAAGAACAAAGTGTAAAAAAGCTAGAGCAAACTAATGAAAATTTACTAAGAATTGAAGATATACTTGTTTCCCAAATTGATAGATTAAAATATTTAGAAAAAGAAAGCAGCAAAGCTAAAAAAGGTATGGTTCTAGAAGAACAACTAAAAGAGATGGAAATCCAAAAAGCTATATTGGATATCGAAAAGCTTTCTATAACATTAAGTGATGTCATCGATAAAAAAGAAATTAATGACCAAAGTTTAATCGAAATAAAATCTAAACTCGTAGAATATGAAAACAAAAGAAATGAACTATTGGAAAATATAAATAAGATTGATATTGATGTAGAATTAAAGATTTCTAATTTGAATGATATTAAAAGTCAAAAAATAAAAAATGAATCAGATATTCAATTGAATGATGAAAGACTTAAAAATAGCAAATCAGAATTAGAAAGATTAACAGAAGAAAATGAGAATTCTTCATTAGAAGTTAAAAATTTAATTACAAAAATTGATAACTTAAGAAAAACAATAGAAGACTCTGAGAAAAAGATTGAAGAAATAAATTCTAATTTAGAAACATACAACATTGATGATTTTGAAAACGAACTTAATATAAAAAAACAATTAAGCGAAAAGAAATCCGAAGACTTAAATAGACTACAATCAATTTACACGCAACATATCATAGAAAAATCTTCACGAGATGCTATTGAAAAAGAAAGATTAAAGGAAATATCAGAGATAAGAAAGCACAAAGAAGAATCTGAATTAAAATTAAATCGATTAGAAGAAGAATTACGAAATTACGAAACAATCATAAGTGATTTTGATAAAAGTTTGCGTGATTTAAATAATGATAAAGAGCGAATTTCTAGCATTATAAAAGAAAAAGAAAAATATTTACTGAATCTAAGAGACAAATTATCTAGCTTAAAAGAAGAATCCATAACTAATAAAAACAAATATTTGTTTTTGAAAAATACTATAGATAATCATGAAGGATACAATTTCACTGTTCAAAATTTCTTTAAAAAAATAAATAGTAAATTACATGAGAAAGTAATCGGAACCCTCGGAGATTTGATAAGTGTTGACAAAAAGTACGAGAAATCTGTAGACGCTATAATGTCATCAGCTTTTCAAAATATCATAGTTAGAAATGAAAATGATGGCAAGGAATTAATTAATTTTTTGAAAGTTAATAAGATTGGTAGGCTAACATTTTTACCTTTAAATAAAATAAAACCAAGAAATCTAAATTATGTAAATGACAATTTAGTTCTTGGCCACTTGAATCAGTTTATAAAATCAGATGAAAAGTATCGAGATATTATTGATTATTTTGCACAGAAAACACTTGTAACTGAGAACATGGATGATGCAATCTCTGTTGGTTCTAGATACAAAAACTTTAGAATAGTTACATTAGACGGAGACATCATTAATAGTTGGGGATCGATGGTAGGTGGATATAAAAAACCATCCAATTACTCTATACTTTCTACAAAAAATAGCTTGAATACAGCTAAATCTATATATGAAAATTGTGTTAATGAATACAACACTTTGAAAAAATCCTATGATGAAAATATCGATATAATTGATAAAAACAAATGTGATTTGGAGATTATTGTAGATAAGATAGGAAAATTACGAAATGAAATAGATGATAGTAATAGCAATATAAAAGACAAGCAGTTTGAGATTAAATATTTGAAATCTAATATTAATGATTTTAATCTTAAATTGGATACAAATACTTCACAAACAGAAGTTGACGATTTACAAGAAACTGATTTAAAAAATCAAATTAATGAATTAGAATGTGATTTAAAAACTATAAATGTTGAAACAGAAAAATTACAAGAAAAATACAACTCAGACAAAATGAATATGATTAGTTTGAAATCAGAATACTCTTCTAATAAAAGAGATTTGAATATATTTAATAATCAGCTAAATGACGCAATAATTCGAAAAGATTATTTGGAAGATAACATAAAATCCAATTCTATTAAAATAGATGAAATTAATAAAAATATCTCGCAATATACGATAAATAGAAATGATATAGAATCCAAAACAGTAGATTATGATGATGTAATTTCTAAATTAAACAGTGAGATATTAGATATGAAATCAAGCTTAAATGATTTCAAAGCAAGTTTATCTAGTATTGAGCAATCTATTTACGATTCAAATGCAAGTGTTCAAAAAACAGAAATTAATAATAACTCATTAATAGAGAAAGCTTTAAATACAACAGAGAAGTTAAATAATATCAAAATAGATATTAATGAGCTTTATGATATTAATATAGATACAATAGATTCTAATCCTGATATTAAAATAAGTCAGAAAGAAATCAATAAAATCACTAATGATTTAAGAAATATTGGATCATTTTCCGTAGATAGTATACAAGAATATGAATCAGTAAAAAGAGAATTTGACTTTATGACAAAAAACAAAAATGATTTAATTGAATCAAGAGAAGATATCATGAGCGCAATTAATAAGCTTAACAGAGAAATGAAAGAAGTGTTCACAAAGAAATTTGAAGAAATTAATACTAAATTTGTGGCAATTTTCAAGCAGCTATTCAATGGAGGATATGCTAGTCTTAAATTGACGGAGGACGATGTGCTTAATTCAGGAATTGAAATAACAGCTCAACCGCCTGGGAAAAAACTTCAAAGCCTAAACTTATTATCTGGTGGCGAAAGATCCTTGACAGCGGTAGCTTTGCTTTTTGCTATCTTTGAGACAAGACCATCTTCTTTTTGTATATTAGACGAAATAGACGCTGCTTTGGATGAAATAAATATTAAAAGATACAAAGAATATTTAATTAAATTTAAAGAAAAAACTCAATTCATTATTATTACACATAGAAAGAGTACAATGGAAATAGCAAACATTTTATATGGAATAAGTATGGAAAAAGATGGAATATCTAAAATGATTAAATTAGATGTAGATAGGAGAGAGATATGCTAA
- a CDS encoding polyprenyl synthetase family protein: protein MNNKEIVKLINNSLKDLSFSNDKIGEAMKYTLVDDGAKRLRPLLFLLTYQMFNESISEPMNYALSIELIHNYSLVHDDLECMDNDDYRRGKLTVHKKYGEDIAVLVGDALLNYSFEVLSESIKNEVDAMCANYIVKKSGCFGMIRGQLLDIDSKISEDNIIEIYDKKTCNLLKASTVSAGILSKVDHTTLLKLENYAFNLGMAFQIIDDIMDYENDIKINKKTYVTIFGKEKGIYDANDYSQKAIDCIKDIHNSQPLIELTNKLLDRKY, encoded by the coding sequence ATGAATAATAAGGAAATTGTAAAGTTAATTAATAATTCATTAAAAGACTTGAGTTTTTCCAATGATAAAATTGGAGAAGCGATGAAGTATACTCTAGTTGATGATGGAGCAAAAAGATTGAGACCTCTTTTGTTCTTGCTAACTTACCAGATGTTTAATGAATCTATTTCTGAACCTATGAATTATGCACTTTCAATAGAACTAATTCACAATTATTCATTAGTTCACGATGACTTGGAATGTATGGACAATGACGATTATAGAAGAGGAAAATTAACAGTTCATAAAAAATATGGAGAAGACATTGCAGTTTTAGTAGGAGACGCGTTACTAAATTACTCTTTTGAGGTTTTATCTGAATCAATTAAAAATGAAGTTGACGCTATGTGTGCAAATTATATAGTAAAGAAATCAGGTTGTTTTGGGATGATAAGAGGTCAGCTACTAGATATTGACAGTAAAATTTCCGAAGATAATATTATTGAAATTTACGATAAAAAAACGTGTAATCTGCTTAAAGCATCTACTGTATCTGCTGGAATCTTAAGTAAAGTTGACCATACTACTTTATTGAAACTTGAAAATTACGCATTTAACTTGGGAATGGCTTTTCAAATAATTGATGACATAATGGATTATGAAAATGATATAAAAATTAATAAAAAAACTTATGTGACTATTTTTGGAAAAGAAAAAGGTATTTATGACGCAAATGATTACTCTCAAAAAGCCATAGATTGCATTAAAGATATTCATAATTCACAACCTTTGATTGAACTTACAAATAAATTGTTGGACAGGAAATATTAA
- the xseA gene encoding exodeoxyribonuclease VII large subunit yields the protein MQVYSVKEISDYIQNTLKKDPILSNVWVEGEISNFNKNISGHVYFRLKDDKALISCMIFKTMSLAKTINLKDGDKVQLRGSITTYQGSSTYQLLVKECKKSGTGDLFQKYLELKEKLEKEGYFSELTKKSITKYPKSIGVITSSTGAAVNDICRTIKRRYPICDILIYHCVVQGEQSAQSIIEGIKYMDDQNLDTMIVGRGGGSFEDLNSYNDENLLKAIYNAKTPIISAVGHENDFMLSDFVADLRASTPTAAAELATADFEELKIYLQESYAKINRILSRRFEDENQELEYYGKQLEFLGPKNIIKEHVDNLQKLKENLKKAYKKNLVDKYNQELNIYHKLNLLKPDKLLSLEIDKLNKVRITMIKNLISNISYKELILDSYKNNLLHLNPSTILEKGYAKVLKDDKNISSVDDVKKNDNIILIMKDGKLDTLVQNKEKFNE from the coding sequence ATGCAAGTTTATAGTGTAAAAGAGATATCCGATTATATTCAAAACACATTAAAGAAAGACCCGATTCTATCTAACGTGTGGGTTGAAGGCGAGATTTCGAATTTTAATAAAAATATTTCTGGACATGTGTATTTTAGATTAAAAGATGACAAGGCATTGATTTCTTGTATGATATTCAAAACGATGTCTCTTGCAAAGACTATAAATCTAAAAGATGGAGATAAAGTTCAGCTAAGAGGAAGTATAACAACATATCAGGGTTCAAGTACTTATCAACTACTTGTAAAAGAATGTAAAAAATCTGGAACTGGAGATCTTTTTCAAAAGTATTTAGAGTTAAAAGAAAAACTTGAGAAAGAAGGTTATTTTTCAGAGTTAACGAAAAAATCCATAACTAAATATCCTAAATCTATTGGAGTAATCACATCTTCTACAGGTGCTGCTGTAAATGATATTTGTAGAACAATAAAGAGGAGATATCCAATTTGCGATATATTGATATATCACTGTGTTGTCCAAGGAGAACAATCTGCCCAATCTATTATTGAAGGTATTAAATATATGGACGATCAAAATTTAGATACTATGATTGTGGGAAGAGGTGGCGGAAGTTTTGAAGATTTGAATTCTTATAATGATGAAAATCTATTAAAAGCTATTTACAATGCAAAGACTCCTATTATCAGTGCTGTTGGTCACGAAAATGATTTTATGCTTTCTGATTTTGTAGCTGATTTAAGAGCATCTACTCCAACAGCTGCCGCTGAATTAGCAACAGCAGATTTTGAGGAATTAAAAATCTATTTACAAGAAAGTTACGCTAAAATAAATAGAATTTTATCAAGAAGATTTGAAGATGAAAATCAAGAATTAGAGTATTACGGCAAGCAGTTAGAATTTTTAGGTCCGAAAAACATAATTAAAGAACATGTGGATAATCTTCAAAAACTTAAAGAAAATCTAAAGAAAGCTTATAAGAAAAATTTGGTAGATAAATACAATCAAGAATTAAATATTTATCACAAATTAAATTTGTTAAAACCTGACAAGTTATTATCTTTGGAAATTGACAAACTAAATAAGGTTCGAATAACAATGATTAAAAATTTGATCTCAAATATTAGTTACAAAGAATTGATTTTAGATTCATATAAGAATAACTTATTGCATCTTAATCCAAGCACTATTTTAGAAAAGGGATATGCAAAAGTATTAAAAGATGATAAGAATATATCTTCTGTTGATGATGTCAAGAAGAATGATAATATTATTCTGATAATGAAAGATGGTAAACTTGATACACTTGTTCAAAATAAGGAGAAATTCAATGAATGA